Proteins from one Arthrobacter sp. Soc17.1.1.1 genomic window:
- a CDS encoding NAD(P)-dependent alcohol dehydrogenase — MRAIVQDRYGDTEVLRLEEVERPEPGREQVLIRVRAAGVDPGVWHVMAGRPLGVRPAFGIRGPRQRTRGTDVAGIVEAVGPGVTRFAPGDEVFGVAAGSFADFTLASSEKGLAPKPAGVSFAEAAVIPISGCTALQGLRAGGLAAGTRVLVLGASGGVGSFAVQLAKVVGAHVTGVASADKLDLVSDLGADEVLDYTRQDPVDGTRRYDLILDTGGNRPLRELRRALTAEGSLVIVGGEGGRGLLGGFERAMLAAPALSLVTRQRLRGLMAVTRHDDLVTLTEWVEASRVRAPLDRTFPLGEAADAIRYLHAGKVRGKIAITI; from the coding sequence ATGAGGGCGATCGTGCAGGACCGGTACGGAGACACGGAGGTGCTGCGCCTCGAAGAGGTCGAGCGGCCGGAGCCCGGACGCGAGCAGGTCCTCATCCGCGTCCGGGCGGCGGGCGTCGATCCCGGCGTGTGGCACGTCATGGCGGGCCGGCCCCTCGGCGTACGGCCCGCCTTCGGCATCCGGGGACCGCGACAGCGCACCCGCGGAACAGATGTCGCGGGCATCGTCGAAGCGGTCGGCCCCGGGGTCACCCGGTTCGCGCCGGGCGACGAGGTCTTCGGCGTCGCAGCCGGCAGCTTCGCAGACTTCACGCTCGCCTCGTCGGAGAAAGGGCTGGCACCGAAGCCCGCCGGGGTGAGCTTCGCCGAGGCGGCGGTCATCCCGATCTCCGGCTGCACCGCGCTCCAGGGTCTCCGCGCCGGCGGCCTGGCAGCAGGCACGCGGGTGCTCGTGCTGGGCGCTTCCGGCGGCGTCGGATCGTTCGCGGTACAGCTGGCGAAGGTGGTGGGCGCCCACGTCACCGGAGTCGCGAGCGCGGACAAGCTCGACCTCGTCAGTGACCTCGGCGCTGACGAGGTGCTGGATTACACCCGGCAGGATCCGGTGGACGGCACACGCCGCTACGATCTCATCCTCGACACCGGCGGCAACCGCCCGCTGCGGGAGCTGCGGCGGGCCCTCACTGCCGAGGGATCCCTCGTCATCGTCGGGGGCGAGGGCGGCCGCGGACTGCTGGGCGGCTTCGAACGGGCGATGCTCGCCGCGCCGGCCCTGTCGCTTGTCACTCGGCAGAGACTCCGGGGCCTCATGGCGGTCACGCGCCACGACGACCTCGTCACGCTGACCGAGTGGGTCGAGGCGAGCCGGGTTCGCGCGCCGCTCGACCGCACCTTCCCCCTCGGGGAGGCTGCGGACGCCATCCGCTACCTGCATGCAGGAAAGGTACGGGGCAAGATCGCCATCACGATCTGA
- a CDS encoding FAD-dependent oxidoreductase — protein sequence MTVEHHAVVVGGGIAGLAAAASLLQEGWAVTVLERASAFTEVGAGLAITPNGMSALAALGADAAARTAGHRVRMTGTTDEHGSWLLRVPPAGPSGSGQEIHGIHRQDLHGVLLAAAHGAVLVTGTRVVSVTPGAANGARARVDCVSAKGAVSYDADLVIGADGLRSTVRSLVAPATAPRFSGKSSWRGIVADSALVTEDVTIMWGPGTEFGAIRVGAAQVYWYGYTSSEEGHRWPDEKAAALHHFRTWADPVLPLIDRTPGDQVIRHDVYDLAPDLRTYVVGRVVLIGDAAHAMVPTMGQGANSSLEDGACIGLLIGRPVNGGVALQAALSTFDALRRPRTQKIARQSRSAGRVGAGLDSRISIAVRNTLMRVVPAGSAMKAGASVLAWRAPA from the coding sequence ATGACGGTCGAGCACCATGCAGTCGTTGTGGGCGGGGGCATAGCGGGTCTCGCTGCAGCGGCTTCGCTCCTTCAGGAGGGCTGGGCGGTGACCGTGCTCGAGCGGGCGAGTGCCTTCACGGAGGTCGGTGCAGGCCTGGCGATCACACCCAATGGGATGTCGGCTCTGGCCGCCCTCGGCGCCGACGCCGCTGCCCGCACTGCTGGTCATCGGGTACGGATGACCGGTACCACCGACGAACACGGCTCATGGTTGTTGCGTGTTCCACCCGCCGGTCCATCGGGCTCGGGCCAGGAGATCCACGGGATCCACCGACAGGACCTCCACGGGGTGCTGCTCGCCGCGGCTCACGGGGCTGTGCTGGTGACAGGCACCCGCGTCGTCAGCGTCACCCCCGGTGCGGCGAACGGAGCCAGGGCCCGAGTGGACTGTGTGAGCGCGAAGGGTGCCGTGTCCTACGATGCCGACCTCGTCATCGGTGCCGACGGCCTTCGCAGCACTGTCAGGAGCCTGGTTGCTCCCGCCACGGCGCCTCGGTTCAGTGGCAAGTCGTCGTGGCGGGGAATCGTCGCCGACTCGGCGCTCGTCACCGAGGACGTCACCATCATGTGGGGGCCGGGAACGGAGTTCGGGGCCATACGCGTGGGGGCTGCCCAGGTGTACTGGTACGGCTACACCTCCTCGGAGGAGGGGCATCGCTGGCCCGACGAGAAGGCCGCCGCTCTGCATCATTTCCGGACCTGGGCAGACCCCGTCCTGCCTCTCATCGACCGCACCCCGGGCGACCAGGTCATACGCCACGACGTCTACGACCTTGCCCCTGATCTCAGGACGTACGTCGTCGGACGGGTGGTGCTCATCGGCGACGCAGCACACGCCATGGTCCCCACCATGGGGCAGGGCGCGAACTCCTCACTGGAGGACGGCGCATGCATCGGACTGCTGATCGGGCGACCCGTCAACGGGGGAGTGGCCCTGCAAGCCGCACTGAGCACGTTCGACGCGCTTCGGCGCCCCCGCACCCAAAAGATAGCCCGACAATCACGAAGCGCCGGCCGGGTCGGAGCCGGTCTCGACAGCAGGATCAGCATCGCCGTCCGCAACACCCTGATGAGAGTGGTGCCCGCCGGATCAGCGATGAAGGCAGGAGCGTCGGTCCTCGCCTGGAGAGCCCCGGCCTGA
- a CDS encoding GAF and ANTAR domain-containing protein — protein sequence MTSNNEASFDPAQAPSRTRHEHPAQQRWQGRDAGTPVVETATVLQDLVLDSADVKEFLTGLATLAATRLSGAEDREDPGHAIACGVTLLRPRKHGTVASSSPTARSMDELQYGFGDGPCLRAARTRTTVYVEDVLSDTRWTDYFQAVLAHGVRSILAVPILLDGEASAALNFYAPAADAFGTGSIDDAQQFAWEASQGLRLAVRVAHLTDAGQNLTTAMQSRTTIDLAVGIIMGQNRSSQEQAMTILKAASSARNMKLRDVAAAVVRSVNAKEPTTHFDE from the coding sequence ATGACATCGAACAATGAAGCCTCCTTCGATCCCGCGCAGGCCCCATCCCGTACCCGTCACGAGCACCCTGCGCAGCAACGGTGGCAGGGCCGTGATGCCGGTACTCCCGTGGTCGAGACGGCGACCGTCCTCCAGGACCTGGTGCTCGACAGCGCCGATGTGAAGGAATTCCTGACCGGGCTCGCGACCCTCGCCGCCACGCGCCTCTCGGGCGCCGAGGACCGCGAGGACCCGGGTCACGCCATCGCGTGCGGCGTGACGCTGCTGCGACCCCGCAAGCACGGCACCGTCGCCAGTAGCAGCCCGACGGCCCGCTCCATGGACGAACTCCAGTACGGATTCGGTGACGGCCCCTGCCTGAGGGCGGCACGCACCCGGACGACGGTGTACGTCGAGGATGTGCTGTCCGACACCCGGTGGACGGACTACTTCCAGGCGGTCCTGGCTCACGGCGTGCGATCCATCCTCGCCGTGCCGATCCTCCTCGACGGTGAAGCGTCCGCGGCCCTGAACTTCTACGCCCCCGCCGCAGATGCCTTCGGCACGGGAAGCATCGATGATGCGCAGCAGTTCGCCTGGGAGGCTTCGCAGGGCCTGCGGCTCGCGGTGCGGGTCGCGCATCTGACCGACGCCGGCCAGAACCTCACGACGGCGATGCAGTCCCGTACCACCATCGATCTGGCCGTCGGCATCATCATGGGGCAGAACAGATCCAGCCAGGAACAGGCCATGACGATCCTGAAAGCCGCTTCCAGCGCCCGGAACATGAAGCTGCGCGATGTCGCCGCCGCCGTCGTACGGTCCGTCAACGCCAAGGAGCCCACGACGCACTTCGACGAGTGA
- a CDS encoding DinB family protein, which yields MTTYSGTKEFEGAAFVRASFKGATLRFSDVSGMVMRGVDVDRLDVDSHDLFFGSLLVNGVDVVPFVDAELNRQFPGRELQKAQTPEGLREGWGAVQTAWQETVTSTPPDLVDAHVEDEWSLAQTLRHLVLATDAWLRGGILRLEQPFHEIGQPFTGAGEMGFDMSVFRVETPTYEEILEVRAERQLQVTDFLAAVSPEVLAEERADPWGGDDWRPSVGDCIRVILEEEWAHLRYVRRDLARLR from the coding sequence ATGACGACCTATTCCGGTACGAAGGAGTTCGAGGGCGCGGCCTTCGTCAGAGCGAGCTTCAAGGGCGCCACCCTCCGATTCTCCGATGTCAGCGGCATGGTGATGCGCGGTGTCGACGTCGACCGGCTCGACGTCGACAGCCACGACCTGTTCTTCGGCAGCCTTCTCGTCAACGGCGTCGACGTGGTGCCGTTCGTGGACGCCGAACTCAACCGGCAGTTCCCGGGTCGCGAACTGCAGAAGGCACAGACGCCTGAAGGCCTACGGGAGGGGTGGGGCGCCGTGCAGACCGCGTGGCAGGAGACGGTGACGAGTACGCCGCCGGACCTGGTGGACGCCCATGTGGAGGACGAGTGGTCCTTGGCCCAGACCCTGCGGCACCTCGTTCTGGCAACCGATGCGTGGCTCCGTGGTGGGATCCTCCGGCTGGAGCAGCCCTTCCACGAGATCGGGCAGCCCTTCACGGGAGCGGGGGAGATGGGCTTCGACATGTCGGTCTTCCGCGTGGAGACACCGACCTACGAGGAGATCCTCGAGGTGCGAGCCGAGCGGCAACTGCAGGTGACGGACTTCCTGGCCGCCGTCTCACCGGAGGTGCTCGCCGAGGAACGCGCGGACCCGTGGGGTGGCGACGACTGGCGTCCCAGTGTCGGTGACTGCATCCGCGTGATCCTGGAGGAGGAGTGGGCGCACCTGCGCTATGTCCGGCGGGATCTCGCTCGTCTTCGATGA
- a CDS encoding DMT family transporter — protein MDLLLLLVALVWGSSYLAAKTLTDTVGVTVILSLRFLITTVMLLGIWLLWNRRRPARRETLVGVALGFTQAAVLILETHGIAGTSATNAGLVISLVIVFTPVTESIAFRVRLPRLVFVAGVIAVVGVCLLVSGEGFAAPTLGDLLVLAAACVRAIHVTAVSALTRGYGYSALTLTLIQSALCAVVYTLADHRGVLRAMQSFDADEWIGVLYLGLACSVFAFLVQTWAIQQTSAARAGLLMGTEPIWAVLIGLTVGRETLGFLGILGAVLIITGTYVGLRAETHHRASPTSDPAATPKGRPAPSVTSD, from the coding sequence GTGGATCTGCTCCTTCTGCTGGTCGCCCTGGTCTGGGGCAGCAGCTACCTGGCGGCGAAGACCCTCACGGATACCGTCGGAGTCACGGTGATCCTCTCGCTGCGCTTCCTGATCACCACGGTGATGCTGCTGGGGATCTGGCTGCTGTGGAACCGTCGCAGGCCCGCGCGCCGGGAAACACTCGTCGGCGTCGCCCTCGGCTTCACCCAGGCGGCAGTGCTGATCCTCGAGACGCACGGGATCGCCGGTACCAGTGCCACGAATGCGGGACTGGTCATCAGCCTGGTCATCGTGTTCACCCCCGTCACCGAGAGCATCGCCTTCCGCGTGCGATTGCCGCGCCTGGTGTTCGTCGCCGGCGTGATCGCGGTCGTCGGCGTCTGCCTGCTGGTCTCCGGTGAAGGATTCGCCGCGCCGACCCTCGGAGACCTGCTCGTGCTTGCGGCAGCCTGCGTGCGCGCCATCCACGTCACCGCGGTCTCCGCCCTGACACGGGGGTACGGCTACAGTGCCCTGACCCTGACCCTGATCCAGAGTGCGCTGTGCGCCGTCGTCTACACGCTCGCCGATCACCGGGGCGTCCTGCGGGCGATGCAGAGCTTCGATGCGGATGAATGGATCGGCGTGCTCTACCTCGGACTGGCGTGCAGCGTGTTCGCGTTCCTCGTCCAGACCTGGGCCATCCAGCAGACCTCGGCGGCCCGGGCCGGCCTCCTCATGGGGACCGAACCCATCTGGGCGGTCCTGATCGGGCTGACCGTCGGACGGGAGACGCTCGGGTTCCTCGGCATCCTCGGAGCAGTACTCATCATCACCGGCACCTATGTCGGGCTCCGCGCCGAGACGCACCACCGGGCATCACCCACATCCGACCCGGCAGCAACGCCGAAGGGCCGCCCGGCCCCGTCGGTGACGTCGGACTGA
- a CDS encoding LysR family transcriptional regulator, translated as MDLHQLRLLRELGDRGSLAAVARSLHVSASAVSQQLTALQRRVEVPLTERRGRNLVLTGAGQALASAAVDIGVAIGAAEQAVSRYVQDPAATVSVSAFNSAGLTWFGPLLQALSGAGSPALVLHDRDVEQDGFPALTADYDLVIAHRLQHSRPWPGTVRVLPLVREPLDVAMSDRHRLAGAPSVAVQDLLDENWVSVQDGFPLASALDAVAVHAGGPLNVTHRINEFFIAAAIVSAGSGVALMPRHTASPPSGSGVVLKPLHDLPLARHVDILCRPEALHRAAVRTVVSTLQHNAAPAEGRVPTADAGGLHDTRPCSAGSGPSGGPA; from the coding sequence ATGGATCTTCATCAGTTGCGGCTTCTCCGCGAGCTGGGTGACCGGGGGAGCCTCGCTGCTGTTGCTCGGTCCCTCCACGTCTCCGCCTCGGCGGTGTCGCAACAACTCACCGCGCTGCAGCGCAGGGTCGAGGTTCCCCTCACCGAACGCCGGGGAAGGAACCTCGTCCTGACCGGGGCCGGCCAGGCCCTGGCCTCCGCGGCGGTCGATATCGGTGTCGCCATAGGTGCCGCGGAGCAGGCCGTCAGCCGGTACGTGCAGGACCCCGCTGCCACGGTGAGCGTCTCGGCCTTCAACAGTGCCGGCCTGACCTGGTTCGGTCCTCTCCTGCAGGCGCTCTCCGGCGCAGGGAGCCCCGCGCTGGTCCTGCATGACCGCGACGTGGAACAGGACGGTTTCCCGGCCCTGACGGCCGACTACGACCTGGTGATTGCACACCGGCTCCAGCACAGCAGGCCCTGGCCCGGGACGGTCAGGGTCCTCCCGCTGGTCCGCGAGCCCCTGGACGTCGCCATGTCGGATCGGCACCGGCTCGCCGGAGCTCCGAGTGTCGCGGTCCAGGACCTTCTCGATGAGAACTGGGTATCCGTCCAGGACGGATTCCCGCTCGCCTCCGCCCTGGATGCCGTCGCCGTTCACGCGGGCGGACCACTCAACGTCACACACCGGATCAACGAGTTCTTCATCGCGGCCGCGATCGTCTCCGCCGGTTCGGGTGTCGCGCTGATGCCCCGCCACACGGCGTCGCCACCCTCCGGCAGCGGCGTCGTCCTGAAGCCGCTTCACGACCTACCGCTGGCCAGGCATGTCGACATCCTCTGCCGTCCCGAAGCCCTCCATCGCGCTGCCGTCCGGACAGTGGTGTCCACGCTCCAGCACAACGCCGCCCCTGCCGAGGGGCGAGTGCCGACGGCGGACGCTGGAGGATTGCACGACACCCGGCCGTGCTCGGCCGGGTCAGGACCGTCGGGGGGTCCAGCCTGA
- a CDS encoding helix-turn-helix transcriptional regulator produces MVRPTRVRNRIRALRATSGEMTQAELADRIGVTRQTVVAIEQGRYSPTLELAFQIAQVFGVGLDAVFHYPDTDEGAST; encoded by the coding sequence ATGGTGAGGCCCACCCGCGTGCGCAACAGGATCCGCGCCCTGCGCGCGACATCCGGCGAGATGACGCAGGCCGAACTCGCCGACCGGATCGGGGTCACCCGCCAGACCGTGGTCGCCATCGAGCAGGGCCGCTACTCCCCCACCCTCGAGCTCGCTTTCCAGATCGCGCAGGTCTTCGGTGTCGGACTCGATGCCGTCTTCCACTACCCGGACACCGACGAAGGAGCATCTACATGA